ACTTGTCCTCCGAGGATCTCGCCGGTGTCTTCTGAAGTTAATGTGAGCTGCAGAGTAGCACGCTGCGTTCTTGCTCGGGGCCCCAGAGCCACAAGTGCACCTTTACCTGGGtccaggagcagctgctgGTTGATCGTCCATTGGATAGGCCTCCCTTCTAGCTCAATGATCCCTTTCATTTGTACACCACCCTTGACCGACCCTTTTCTTGAGCCTGGTTCATTCGATGAGCCGGCATTGGAATGCCCTGAAGAGGTCACGCTCTGGCCAGTAATTGATGCTTTGGGGTTGGAGGACGTGACAGCGGCTGATAAACCTGTATTGGAGTCAGCTGAATTGCTCTGGGTTTCCAGTCGTCGATACGCGAGTATGTAAACATTCTCCTTTCCAGCACCTGGCGGGCTCATACTCTTTTCCAGAGTCTGGGTAAATATCACGCGACTGTCGTTGGTCATCACCCATTCACCAGAGGGGCCCTTGACGGCCGCAGTATAGTGTCCGCTTTTACTGTCAACGCCGATATGAAAGAGGACGGCATAGAGCTCGTAAGCAATCTTGCCTTGTCCCTTAACACTGTCATCTAGAAGGGAATCTGGAATGGCTAACTCTCCCTGAACTTCAATTTCGTCTCTCAGTTTCCCTGACTTTTTGTATCGATTGACCTGAACGATAAGGATTTCTGAAGGAAATACTATCTGAGTTTGAATCTCATGAGGGGTCTGTTTAGTGGCGCATGTTTTGCAACCCGCAAGAGTCTCCGACTTCATGCCACTAATGATGGCCTCCTCTATGGGGGTAGCGTTCATGGAGCCTGGGAGATTTGCACTGAGGTACCGTACCCTATCCCCAGCTGTTGAGTCTTTCTGCTTGCAAGTCTTGCAAACACGACACCCGCTCAGTGCCACGGTCATCAAATCCATAAGCTCGTCATTGCTTCTATATGTCAGCTTCATGATGATTAACTAGGTTCTATGAAACGTGGATAGTGCGCGACTTACTAGGGTTGGCTTGTGTGCCTTTGGAGGAGCGAGATCATGTTTTCCAGCATTTCAAATGTGTCATGCTGCTGGCCCAGGGTTGTTTGCCAGCACAATTGGCCGTACTTTGGACTCTGAAGTtctatccacaagctctcCAGGGCCTGTTCATGTCGGTTGGGACATTGCCAGTAGGCAATGAACATGTCGTACAATTTGCGAACCACGTCGGGGACTGATTTGCTCGTGCTTTGCCCCAAGTACTTCTTGCACCAGCTCAGAAACTGTGGAGTGTGGAGAAACAGCATGAGGGCTGCATTCCGGTAGCAGAGGTTAAGTCCATTATTGTTCTCAAAGCCTCTTGTAGGCAAGGTCGGCTTCAAGGAGACATGTTTCCAGGCTGCGGATACAGCGTTTTTCTGCTGGGAGTTGTGTTAAACCGGTTATCCATTATATCATGTATGTTAGAGAAGGACTTACAGGAAGAGAGCCTGAAGGGGGCGAGGCCTGATTCGCCATTTGTTACACACCAGTCCCACGGGCAATATATGATATGtttgctgctgcagatgctgaaTAGGTCGTCCTGGATAGGAAACAATGTGATGATGAACCTGTTGAGACAAGTATGTTCCACTTGTTGCAGTGATATGAACCGTATCAATCCAGTGCAGACTCAGGTCGCGAATGCTATTCTCGACAGGGAATAATCCTGTAGATTTATGCCTGCCATAATAGCCATTGCTTTTTGACTGTTTGTTTTGCTCTGTAGTCTGTCTTTTGTCATTGCCGTGTATCAAAGCCATGCTGGACGAACGCTGAAAATAGGAGCTGGGATGCTATTTCGTTGGAGTCCTTGCGAAGGTGCAATGAAAGAAGGCTGGCTTTCAAATATGTCTTTGTCAAAGTTGTGCTAGGAGGCGTATCAGAGAATATCTTCCGAGGTCCAGCATTGTAAGACATACACCTGACTCCTTTGATGTGATGTCTTAGGACTGTGATAGAGACTGCGCTTCAAAATTATGCAAAATGCAAACAATGAATGAATAAGTGGCTGTAGTCTTTGTCTCAAATAAAAGTAGCAAATGAAAGTAGCATTCACAACATTTCTTAGAGACTGAGTTTGAAACAAGAATATTCGGTCAAACAATGGACACTCTTCGTTATTATCAAATAACTACGGTACCCTTCTCTTTCATGCATCGTTCCTATTCAGCCTTATGGAAGTCTCAAAGCAGCAAAGGAGAACTCGATAAAAGATGTCAGATATGTCAGTCAACACAAACAATTCGGTGGATATGGGTCAAAGATCACAAGATTAGATGTCTGTGACATAGTTTCCATTGAGGCAAGCATCATccctgtctttgatcagacACGCCTGTTTGCATCTCTCCCTGGAGGGGAGTCTACTGAGTGCGGCATGCATGGCAGAGTATTCGGCCAGGTATCTCGTTAAGCGCTCTGTTATGCTATCGAAACACATTGTGCCTACTGAGTTTGAGAGAGAAGGCGCTCTGGCCATTGAGGTACATATCGACCAAACAAGGGCCTACAGCAAGTTCGGGCCAGAGTACCCAGTGATATCCTGGCCATCTGAAGTCTAGATCCAGGACAAATCCAGCTCCGAGGCATTGTCAAACCTGCAGCAATGATATTACAGACACGGGAAGTCGTATGCAAATGAAACGGCAGAATCATATAATATGGGCCAGTTGCAAGTAAAGGACGCATCAGCGTTCCCACATTGTCTGATACGTTTGATATATTTGATTGCTTATGATGAATACCGCTATTTGCATGGTTAGCATCATGGTTAAGGTACAAAGATAGTGGAGAATTGTGGCCCATTTTGTCCAAGCTGGGCCTATAAATCTCTGTAGATCCATCCATTGGGCCGGCTATCAACTGCAACCATCATTCCATACTGTGTCATAGCCCTCACAAGCTTCAATTCAGTATGATAAACATTTTCTACTAAAAGAAGTGCCACAGAGTGTGAAGGCACATGGGTGGGTCAGGTGCCTATTCCTACCTGCCACTCCTTCGAGATGATTGACAATCCAGACCCGGTAATTTCTTGGACCGGACAGGGCATTATCCTCTGCGGAGTCCAGAGCTCATGAACCGGTTCTTATTATTGCCCAAAGACTTTGTCCCGCTTGTTCGTTACGCCCATAGCATGGTCAGGTCAGTAAATTACTTTGTTCGCGCTGGAGCGACAATGCCGTATTGGGCCCCCGGCCATGAGCCTGGGTCATAAACTCATTGATCGAGTAATTTCGTGTCTTTCCCCACATCTCTGAGATTCGCGTTTCAGCTTGTCAGATATGGAGCCAACTCCGACCCAGATACCCAGCCTAGACCCTCGACAGTAAACGCCAAACAGTCAGGGCTCAGTGCCCAACCGTCCAACTTGACTGTGGCTCGCCGCTGGCATCTGGTCGGCAAATCGCCTTGACTTGGATGGCCCGGTCTGGCTGGTATTGGACCTCTGGAACGCTAAATTGCAGTGCAACCATACGACTGTTCCAGTCGTGGAATGTCGAATGTCTTGATGGATTGCCGTGCAGAAGCGCAAGCTCAATATCTATCTGTCTACAGGTGCAACAGCACAGTTGTCGATGGACGTTTTAAATTCATGGTCTTGCATTGACGCAACTTAGCTTGAAGTATGACTGACCTCTGATGTCAGGGTAATAATGTCTAACACCTATGATAAAGAATTGTCAGAGGTCAACTGATCTGTTATTGAGAGAGCTGAAGTCAGATATTGATCTACAGCACAATAACAGAAGTAGGTAACCAGCTCTTATTTACCAATGACCAGGGGCTCGTGCCGATACCATGCCTGGTAGTCACCAGAACATACCACAGTTGATTGCGCGGCTGGCATGAACATACAAAGCACTAGACACTTAGAGAGGCTGAGCAATATGAAAGCCCTCCAGTTGATGACTTCGACCATGGATTCCAATCTCCATTCTAATCAATCTATGGAAGGTGACAGCTGGGTTCTTTTCCCAAGACAAAGCATCGCCCAGCCACGGCCACCGCAAATCCACCGTAATCAGCACTACCGACTCCACCACAGCAAACCAGAAGTCAATACCAGATCCACCGTGGGCGTTTGACCACCAAGCAGTTGATAACTTGATTGTCGTCGTCAAATATTATCGCGCACGGTACGAGAATATCGACTTTTCCGCGGTTTCTACGGAGCCACAGCCACCAAGGGCCACGTTATGGCTTTACCAATGGATCACCTGTTTTGCTGCCTAGATCAGATATATGCCTTATTCTGCAGGACAgtattacggagtacatgatACCAATCCCTACTAGAGATTCATAGTTGATCCTGATTGTAGGATACAGAGTTTGATGAGTACTTCCTGACTATTGGCGTTTTAAATCGCTTTCCTCGCTTATTTTTAGCCTCAATGCTCCACTGGACCGCAGCAAACAGCAGACTCAGTAGTCCATAGAATACCGGGATCTGATTGTCACCGACTCGCTTAGGTAGCTTAGATCGTCCTTCAGATTCATCATAATATATTGGTGCACAAAAGAATCGGCAAGCAAGACAGACGATTTCCCAAGTACTTTTTTACCTGATCCCTCGGTAGCGAAATGAAGGGAAATGAATAGGTGCCTCTCGTTGATGTCACGGTCAAAATCAATTTTAAATTACCTTGCCTCAAACCGTGGCGCAGGGTGGGGGGAAACGCTTGAGCCTGTCGGACATTTTCTTTACGACGATCATTGCGTACTGAGTACTTACCAGGAATAAGATAGGtagtgtacggagtatagcCTACCTTAGTCTGGACTGGGCGTTGAGGTACCCCCACCTGTTCAGCGAATGGCGTTGGTTGCCTACAGCTGCCCTCTTCAAGCGTTTGAAATTCGATACCTTAGTAAGGTACGGGTATCCATAGGCACAGCTTGACGTCTCAGGATCAAACAGTCTCACCTGTTGTTCATTAATATCCAAGCATCAATATCCATTTCCACGATcaatccagttgctgaaagTTTCATCGTCTGGCTGTAGAACGCATACAGCCCAATGCTACTGGCTAATAGAAAATTTGTACTCTATAGCTCTCATTTTGAAAGGGTCATCTATCCTGGATTATCAACGCCAATATTCTGCCACACACGTCACAGTCACGAGTTCTATGATTGAATAATGGCACACTTTGGATTTTACTCCACAATTTTCCTGTGATTATACAACATGATGGTTTTAGTGCAGCCCCGGACTTACTTGGCATTTGGATAGAAAGTTCGGCTGGTTGATCAGGATCAATGCGTTCATATTCATCGAATTTCATTGTGTCGCGCTTGGGATTTGCAAGTGCAGAGACCAGTGAGGTACGGTTTGTCATTAGTTCAGTATTATTCTTCGTTCTTCCACAGGCGTGGGCAGAAAGAGTATAGCATTTTGTGTTGAGATAGGGAAACACCTGTTCTCGACCGATTGAATAGGTATAGATTGATGAGTTGCAACCCACCGCCACTTGAGGTTCAACCTGTATCGTGTAATCTCTGATACGTTTCGTATGGCTGAGCAAGTGATCAGATGAACCAACTCCGAATACCTGATCTCTTTTGTTCAATTTGGGAGAGCACCTGGCTGTCATTAACCGTGGCGGTACTTGTCAACTCAGCCGGACGGACAACAACCGAATGCAATAGATCATCTCAGGTCAGGACCGTTGTCAACTGGCGTCCGTTATAGATAATTCTCGACCATGGGCCGCTTCCTGCGGCTTGGCAACTTGGCTCCCATTCAAGCCTCTTACTTTCCGAGAGTTAGAGCAGGCTGGCACCTCTCCTGCCACTGAATAACAATGCAATTAACCTGTTTACATTAGGACATGAAGGGACCAACCCCGAGCATGGGAAAGGGTGGATTGGCTGGCATGATATTGCGGTGGCATCCACCGCCTCAGTCGGAACAGTAAATTAAAGGCAAGCCACCGTTGGCCCCACTGATCCCTAGGTAATCTTGCAGATGACGGGTTACCCCCTTGTCCCTCGGCCTTGTGGTTCGATGAGAAGAGGAGTGATGACTCTCAAACGAAAGTTCAGCAATCAGTACGACCATGATTGTGAAGATTCTTTCCTGTGTTTTGCACAAGTTCAATGAGCTGTGGGAATTCCCGTATTCTGTAATATAAGGTTGAATATTCGATAGTAGTCTTGCACTAGATATCATAATTACTTCAAGGCACACATAGTGGCAAAGTGTCGCTATCCGCCTCAGGGTTCATCATAGAGCAGTGCGATTTTGGTTGTGGTGGTAATAATACTACTTAATCATAATGTCGGTTTGCTGTCGAGTTTAGAGAGATTCTAGATTCGTGTCTTGCTTCATGATTGTGGCTCTGGTCCGACAGATCAACAAGCCCTAATTTTGCAATAGATCATCAGAACCATCGAACTGAGAACGAGTCTTAATGTAGATAGGTACTACTAGTAGGGCTCATCCACCAAGGAGGGACAAATCTGTTGGGGAATTAATTGGATCTGACTATAGATGACTGAAACAACCAAGAACGCTCTTCAGAGAAATGACTGGGGGGTGCTATTGTAATGAAGTACCGAGTACCTCACAACCTTGACATGCCAAACACTATTTTCAAGGTCAAGAGTAAGTCTAGAACCGATTCCTTAACACATAAGTATTCAGTTTAAGGATGTCAGGAACTCAGGTTATGTACAACCAGCTGGTTCGGGAGACAATTGGAGGCCATGTGTACACACAACAAGTGATAAGTGATACGTCAATTGACACATGTAGAGGTGTCTGCTGGTCCCGTAACGGAGCTAGATTCCATGGCAAGTAAGGTAGGTGACTCGTAATGAGAACAGCAGAGCGGTGTCTAGGTAGAATTATCTCTACGAATGGCACAAGCAATGACGATGTACAATCTATTCTTCAGTCCTCGGCAGTAGTCACAAATTATTATTGCGTGGCCACTGGCCAGAACAATCTTATGTTTTCAGCTTCTTGGTCGATACTTGCCTGTAGAGGAAAGGGGGTTCCTCCCCGCCGTTAGACTAGCTGCTTAGAGAATGGAGATCCATCACAGGGGCTCGGGTCCGGCTTACCAGAAGTTGAATCCTAGAAATAATCAGAAAAGCCGTTGAGATTTGAACTTGATCGTCTCCTTCGAACCGGTATAAGCCTGACGCTGGCAAAAGTATACACAGTTATATCGTCTCAATATTGTTGCTTGTCAGCAGAAATAATTAATGCCCCCAAGATCCCTCCATGTTATCATATTCTAATGTTCACATTGATTGGGCGTATGCATTGCCCTCTCTGACTTTATTCGTACTTGACTAGCGTATCTGCAAGACTCATTGTTGAGTATAAAACAGCCCGTTCGTCACTGATGTACGATTGTCCGAACTACCACCATGGTCACTAAACCAATTTTCTTCAAGACTCGAAGTAGTAATATTATTGGGGCAAGAAGCAGAACGACGAAGTTTGTTTGGAAATAAagcaagaaagaaatatACAAAGGGAAATTACTGGATAAGATAAATGAGGAAAAAAGAACAGATAATTTATTATTTAGGAATTCCGTTCAGAAATTGAAGGACAATCAGTGGTTCGCACACCGGGGTTCCCGGTATGTAGTTCAAGTCTAAGTACAAAAAGGGCTTAGACTCACTTTATTTTACCTCTAGGTCCCCTCTGGTCCTCTAGTGCCCCTCTTATTTCCCCTCGTTTGATCTTTTCATGAATAATCTCATCGTCAGATCTCCAATCGAGTCTTCATACGTGCACCATTGCCCTCCACTTGAAGGTGGATTATCAAGAAATAAGATCAACGACGTTTTTAAGATGCTCGAGTCCAGAGAGCACAAAGTTACATGGCCCTGCAAAGCCTCGTCGATACTTCCTTCTCTCGCAGATTTGGAAGATAACCTGATCGCTTTATTCCTCCACCTGACTGTTGCCTATTG
The DNA window shown above is from Aspergillus fumigatus Af293 chromosome 1, whole genome shotgun sequence and carries:
- a CDS encoding ubiquitin carboxyl-terminal hydrolase; protein product: MKLTYRSNDELMDLMTVALSGCRVCKTCKQKDSTAGDRVRYLSANLPGSMNATPIEEAIISGMKSETLAGCKTCATKQTPHEIQTQIVFPSEILIVQVNRYKKSGKLRDEIEVQGELAIPDSLLDDSVKGQGKIAYELYAVLFHIGVDSKSGHYTAAVKGPSGEWVMTNDSRVIFTQTLEKSMSPPGAGKENVYILAYRRLETQSNSADSNTGLSAAVTSSNPKASITGQSVTSSGHSNAGSSNEPGSRKGSVKGGVQMKGIIELEGRPIQWTINQQLLLDPGKGALVALGPRARTQRATLQLTLTSEDTGEILGGQVTTSLKPWGVQKPKRGPSKTADTKDSSAGTKKAADTVSGKAAKPKGVTKKPSSPPKGTRQSARLRSKAKQ